A region from the Benincasa hispida cultivar B227 chromosome 8, ASM972705v1, whole genome shotgun sequence genome encodes:
- the LOC120084074 gene encoding uncharacterized protein LOC120084074, producing the protein MIDDLRFVLTKKCPLVSSLTTNRNVRDAYDKWVKANEKDQAYILASILDVLTKKQENMVTAKEIMESLQAMFEQLSKSIRHETLKYIYNCHMKEWVSIREHVLDMMVDINVAQANGIVIDEKSQVSFIMESLQKIFLQN; encoded by the coding sequence ATGATAGATGATTTGAGGTTCGTTTTAACAAAGAAATGTCCTTTAGTTTCTAGCTTGACAACAAACCGAAATGTACGGGATGCGTATGATAAGTGGGTTAAGGCTAACGAAAAAGACCAAGCCTACATTTTAGCAAGCATTTTAGATGTTTTGACTAAAAAGCAGGAGAATATGGTCACTGCCAAGGAGATCATGGAGTCATTGCAAGCGATGTTCGAACAACTGTCCAAATCTATAAGGCATGAAACTCTCAAATACATTTATAACTGCCACATGAAAGAATGGGtctctattagagaacatgtcttgGATATGATGGTCGACATTAATGTGGCACAAGCAAATGGGATTGTCATAGACGAGAAGAGCCAAGTCAGTTTCATCATGGAATCTCTTCAGAAGATTTTTCTACAGAACTAA